TGATGTTGAACGGGCCAGCCGCCTGTGCGGGGGCAGCagtgagggcgagagcgagagcgaggaggggggtgATCATGGCTGTGTAGTCTTTGTGAGTAAGAGTACGAGTGGGGATCAGTCACGAAGTAGCCCTATTTATCTTGTGCAGGATGACCCTGCATCACGACCGCAACGCGCCGGTCGTCTAGTCTCATTccgaggttgagcttgagcaaTCACCGACGCGTTGAAACGGTCAAGCTTAAAGCGATCACAGTTGAGCTTGATGAACGGGTGACAAGTTCAAACATGCTACAGGGGTGTATCAAGACGCGTAGAGGCATTCCGACACAGTGGAGCGCCCGATTAGGGTTCGTCTAGAACCACATCCAAAGGGAAAGTGATTTAATAATGCCGGACGCGTCCAAAACAACATGCACGCCGTCCCTGAGGGCACGAACATGCCAGTGCATTCAACACCAATTTCGGACACATCACGTCGGACAGGAAGGCAACGCACAGTTACCCTTCCTCTGGGCGGTGTATTTGCTCGAGGCCGGTTCCTGTCTAGGGCAGTGCACGCGGGTGACCGATGGCAAACAGCGTTTGGCCCTATGCAACTACTCTGCAGCTCTGTACATCGGCTACCCAACCCAGCCCTGGTTGCATGGCTGCAGAGGAGACTAGACTCTGGCAGCCCGACGGATGGGTTGTCTACCTCTCCACGTCGAGTATTACCACTGCAGGACGCGCTGTGTCCAGCTGGACGTAACGAGCTTGTCATAATTGTGCGGCTAGCAGCCACAACCTGCTCGTTGAGTGGCGAATCTGCCGAGGGAGATCGGTGGCATCCGCCTCCGCTGCTCCACAGGTGTGCGTAAGCATGGCCAGGTGTAGGTCGGATGTTGGCGCGGGCTCACCCAACGACGGCCAGCTTCTCCAGCATACGCAAACACTAACACTGGTGACTAAAGATTCAGCTCGTTTTCAAAACTGTGACTCGTTCCATCTGCCCGCCGAGCCGAACAGCTGGCCACCTGTACCGAACTCGGAACTCGGACTACATCTCCTCCGCTATGCAAAACCCTGCCATCGTATATCTCTTGGCCCACTCGCCGATCTCGCCGTTGGATGAGGTACTGGGCTAGTTTTCCATTCCGGCCTGGTCGGGTGAGTCATCCAACCTTCGAAACAGGTTCGAGGTCCACGGAACATTGCGTTAGTCGGCCGCTTCGCCGAGCCCGCCGACGGCCCACCCATTCCTCGCCTCCATGTGCCTGGGCTCGGTCAACTTATGCGTCCCGCAACCAGCATAATGTCCATCGGACCATACAATACTTAAGCAGCGGTGCGGGGCACGACATCGACCCCGCAGCCAACAACCAACATGACCACCactccccccacccccaacgaggccaagcgcagCATGTCTCTCGAGGCCCAGACCGACGACTTGGACAAGCCGCGCTGGTACCGCTTCGGCGTCAACAGCTGGAGCCAGATAACGCTCGTGAGCGTCATCTGCTTCTTCCTTCCAGGCATGTACAATGCCATTTCGGGAATCGGTGGTTCGGGCCAACTCGACCCAACGATCGGGGCGAACGcggccgtcgccctcctgtCCGTAGGAGCCGCCACGGGccttctcgtcggccaGCCCATGTTCGATATTTTTGGCGTACGCTGCATCGCTATTGGCGGTTGGACTTATGCTCTCTATACCGGGTCGCTGCTTAACTATAACCACAGGGCGAACGGCGCGTTCGTCATTGGTGCCGGAGCGATTCTTGGTCTCGGCGCGACGTTACTTTGGGTCACACAGGGCGCGATCATGCTCTCGTACCCACTGCCTCACCAGAAAGGGCGGTCGATCGCATTCTTCTGGGTCAtcttcaacctcggcggcgcgatcGGCTCGTTCATCTCCCTCGGGATCAACTTTAACCGCATCAAAGCTGGAACAGTTTCCGACTCGACATACATTGCCTTCATGGTCCTCATGCTGTTTGGTTGGGTACTGTGTTTCTTTCTTGTCCCACCACACATGGTGCGGCGCACCGATGGCTCGCGAGCCGCGCCAGCCAAGGTCAAGTCGGACGGAAAGTGGTACCACAACTTTACGAAaaaggccaaggacgagatgATCCATATCAtccagctcaaggacgagccgcGCATCCTTTTCCTGATTCCCATGTGTTTTGCTGCCAATTGGTTCTACTCGTACCAGCAGAACATTGTCAATGGCGGCTCATTCACCCTTCGCGCGCGTTCCCTCAACTCGGCCCTGTACTGGGCAGCGCAGATGTTTGGCGGCATGGCAATtggtctcctcctcgacatgcCTTGGTTCACTCGCCCCAAGCGTGCTCTCTGCGGCTGGGTCTTTGTTTTTGTGACCGGAAACGTCATcatgggcggcggcctcgccTACCAGAAGTGGTTCGACGCACAGGGCCGTAAGAACTTTATCGACTTTTCCGACGCAAAACTCTACGTCGGCCCATGCTGGCTGTATATTTGGTACGGTGCCCTCGACGCCTTCTGGCAGGGCTTCTCGTACTGGATGCTCGGCGCCCTCTGCAACACGCCAAAGGAGGCCGCTCGCTTCGTCGGTGTTTACAAGACAATGCAGTGCGTCGGAGGTGCCGTTGCTTTCCGCCTCACTGCCAACCACCTTGGCAGCATGAAGCAGTTCATCTCGAACTGGGCCATCATCGCTGGcgccctcatcgtcgctcTTCCCGCTGTCCTGATGGTCACCGAGCccaccgaggccgaggccaagggcCTCTTCCTTTccgaagacgacgaccgCCCGGGGGCCCGCAACAAGGAGGCCGCTGCGGTCCGCCGCCTcagcaccgccgccgcttaACCGGGAAGAGAGATAGAGTAGGAAGAACGGGAGCTGGGACAGATAGTCAGCACGGAAGTAATGGAATGTATATCTTGGACTGGAACTGCCTCGTCGCAACCGGCTGTTGATAAGCAACAGCCGCCCAGGGAATTAGAGGTTGTGACCGGTTGTTTGCCGGTTGGAAGTGGCAAACGATGATGCCAGATCTATCCACTACACTGGCTGTGTTTCTCAATGTTGCAAGGAAGATACGGGTTAATATTTTGGTGTCAATGCGGGCTTGTGTCGTCTCACATCAGCCAACAGCCACATCAACAGCTGCCACATTCGTTGTCTGATGGTGTGTGGCGGTAGTGACCCACACAGTGTGATCGACGGATTTACACAACGAATGTGTCAGTCCTATCTGCCATTGTTGCATCAACCCCATAGCCCTACTCGAGGAAAGCCCTGATCGGCAGCTCAGACACCCGGCCTACCTCCATGTGTCCTTCGGCCTCTCCGTTGCACGCCAGACCGCGGGGAGTGCGGGTGGCGGAGAAGAACACCGGGCGGAATGTTCGGCGCTGCAGGCCATCCGGTCGGCCAGTCCACCGAACCCGGCCAAATTGCCGATCCCTGAGTCCAGCTTGGACAGACTATATCGCCGACGCCCGAGATATGACGCCCACCTCTAGCTCAACCATGCCCTACCACCTCTGCATCGATGGCGGGGGCACCAAGACGAGCGCGTTCGTCGCGCACACTGGAACTGGACCGCGCACCGTTGTGGCGGTGGGCAATGCCGGCCCGTCCAACTTGTGAGCCTCCCCATTCcaagctgaccacaggACATTCGGGCTCGACGAATGCCTCGCCGCGACGCGGGAGGCCGTGCGCAATGCCATAGAGGCGTTGCGTAAAGCCGACCCCAGTGCTCGGATCGCTTTCCCTTACGATGGCGTGCGTTTCGAAAGCGTCTGGGCAGCCTATGCGGGATGTACGCGACAGAgcgaccgcgacgcgctccttATCCCGCTCCAGGAGATGTTCGGGGACGTGCGGCTGACTGGCGACGGGGAACTCTTGACCGCTCCGGCAATTGGCGGGCCGCCCCACCGTTTCGTCACTCTCATCTGTGGGACGGGGTCCCTAGCCTTGTTGTGGGACTACAACAAGAGGGCAGACCAGCTGGCACGCAGCGGTGGATGGGGTCCGCTACTAGATGACGCGGGGAGTGGATGGGCGTTGGGGAAGGAGGCCGTCAAGAGCGTGCTCACCTTCACGGCAAACAAGTGTGACTTGAGAGAATGGCACCGCGACATCCTCGCGCATTTCGGTCTCCACCGCACTACTGGCGCAGACAGACTCATCGCCGCCAGCTCAACGTTGGATCCTGCGAAATCGCCATCCGAGGGAGATGCGCTGCGCAAGAAGCGTATTGCGGACTGTTCGCGGATCGTTGTCACGGCCGCAGAGGGgggcgacgatgaggctctccgtctcctcggcgtggTTGCGGAGCAGGTTTGTTCAACCCTCGCACCAttggtggaggttgggagAGTGACAGAGAAGGAGACGATGATTGTCGTGGCGGGGGGACTGGGCCAGGTCCAAGTGTTTTGGAGACAGGTTGAGGACCGGTTCGCGAAGCGGGGTTGGCGGTTCCGGACGGTCAAGATGCCTGAGCCGGGGCGGAGCGGACTCGAGGCGCTGATTAAGTAGTGTTGTACATGGAATTGGGATGAATTGTATTGTACATATTTGTTGCTGTGTGCGATCGCGTGCATTGGGTTTGATAAAACTATCGTCTTGAGACCCTTGGGAGCGAGTGGGCGGGAGGTGGCAGTCCATAGGATACATATCATCCCAGAGTCTGTGGAGGGAGTAGAGTTGACAGGAACTTGATCGAGTCGCATTCTCGCATTCAGTAATCGGTACAGtggcagccgcagccggAACCATCCAGAAAAACACAGCCTGTCAATGTCCTAACCCGATACAGTACATGTCCCTCTACAGATGTCTAGCATTTCCGAG
Above is a genomic segment from Cutaneotrichosporon cavernicola HIS019 DNA, chromosome: 1 containing:
- a CDS encoding uncharacterized protein (Ion channel regulatory protein UNC-93) codes for the protein MTTTPPTPNEAKRSMSLEAQTDDLDKPRWYRFGVNSWSQITLVSVICFFLPGMYNAISGIGGSGQLDPTIGANAAVALLSVGAATGLLVGQPMFDIFGVRCIAIGGWTYALYTGSLLNYNHRANGAFVIGAGAILGLGATLLWVTQGAIMLSYPLPHQKGRSIAFFWVIFNLGGAIGSFISLGINFNRIKAGTVSDSTYIAFMVLMLFGWVLCFFLVPPHMVRRTDGSRAAPAKVKSDGKWYHNFTKKAKDEMIHIIQLKDEPRILFLIPMCFAANWFYSYQQNIVNGGSFTLRARSLNSALYWAAQMFGGMAIGLLLDMPWFTRPKRALCGWVFVFVTGNVIMGGGLAYQKWFDAQGRKNFIDFSDAKLYVGPCWLYIWYGALDAFWQGFSYWMLGALCNTPKEAARFVGVYKTMQCVGGAVAFRLTANHLGSMKQFISNWAIIAGALIVALPAVLMVTEPTEAEAKGLFLSEDDDRPGARNKEAAAVRRLSTAAA